A genomic window from Hominilimicola fabiformis includes:
- a CDS encoding FeoA family protein: MMPLTLVDVDEDNIIKKIGGKPEVKKHLENLGFVVGGHVKIISKLGGNVIVNVKETRVAISNELAQKIMI, from the coding sequence ATGATGCCTTTAACACTGGTAGATGTTGATGAAGACAACATAATTAAAAAGATTGGCGGAAAGCCGGAAGTAAAAAAACATCTTGAAAATCTTGGGTTTGTTGTTGGAGGACACGTCAAGATAATCAGTAAACTTGGCGGAAACGTAATTGTAAATGTAAAAGAAACCAGAGTTGCAATCAGCAACGAACTGGCACAAAAAATTATGATTTAA
- a CDS encoding FeoA family protein, translated as MKTLKQAAIGDTVKVVKLHGEGAVKRRIMDMGITRGAEVHIRKVAPLGDPIEVTVRGYELSLRKADAEMIEVE; from the coding sequence ATGAAAACACTTAAACAGGCAGCAATCGGCGATACTGTAAAGGTAGTCAAATTGCACGGTGAAGGTGCGGTAAAACGCAGAATTATGGATATGGGTATCACAAGAGGTGCTGAAGTGCATATTCGTAAGGTTGCACCGCTTGGTGATCCGATTGAGGTCACAGTAAGAGGTTATGAGCTTTCATTAAGAAAAGCCGATGCAGAAATGATTGAAGTTGAATAA